GACAGTAATATTTTTCGTTAAGGCAAAAATCTATAGCGACATTCAATACACAGAGGTACGAAGAAAGGATTATACACAGTGTGACGACAGCCCTCTGCTGCTATGAAGACACAAGTGTCGCTGTCCACACAGGGTGGTGCTGAAGCAACATTGCAACACTAGAGAGTTACAAATCAATCACAAGCACTAACGCTCAGTTCGAAATAGTCTACATATTTAAAAACACAGCACACATACAACACGAACCTAAAACGTTTTATAGGTTACTAAAACAATACGTAATCCAAGATTTACTGCTATAAAATAGAGAAGCGGGAGAAACCCATCTACTGAGGATCCAGGGTAAAACAGTTGAGAAAAAGTTATACAAACAAACTTATTGTAAAGATGTACTGCAACTAAATGAGCTACTTTATTTAAACTCCAAGAAACTCACCTCTAGTGGGGAGTCCGGTTCATCCAGGATGTTATTTTCACTCTGCATCCGCTGCATCGTCCCTGTAGAACTGGGGTCCATTATCAGTACGTTCTGACTACAGGGTCTGACGAATTTACAGTCACTCTTTCTGGAGTCAGTCGTCCTGCACACCTCGTAATTGTACACGTGCTGTAGAGTTCCTGTCCCCAAAGTGTCTGCGTAACGCGGTGGATAATACGGAATAACCGGGAGATTGGAATGATAGAGGACGCGAGACTGTCTCCATCTGTATATTTTCACTGATATAATAACCACTAAACATGTGATGAACAGAAATGAGACTACAGCCAAAGCCAAGACTAAGTAAAAAGTCAGGTTGTCATTGTACTCCTTGTCGTGCGTAAAGTCAGTGAACTCCGAGAGCACTTCAGGGAAGCTGTCCGCCACCGCCACGTTAACATTGACTGTAGCTGAACGAGATGGCTGCCCGTTGTCCTCCACTACAACAGTGAGCCTTTGTTTCACAGCATCTTTATCAGTGACTTGGCGTACAGTTCTTATTTCTCCATTCTGTAAGCCCACTTCAAACAGCGCCCTGTCTGTCGCTTTCTGCAGTTTATACGAGAGCCAGGCATTCTGTCCAGAGTCTACATCAACAGCCACCACTTTAGTAACAAGATAGCCCACATCTGCTGAACGAGGCACCATTTCAGCCACCAGAGAGTTACTAGTCTGGACTGGGTACAGAACCTGAGGCGCGTTGTCGTTCTGATCTTGTATGAAGATGTTGACAGTGGCATTACTACTGAGTGGAGGAGAGCCTCCGTCTTGCGCCTTAACCATAAGTTTAAACTCTTTAATTTGTTCATAATCAAAGGAACAAACCGCATGTAAAATTCCAGTTTCAGAGTTAATAGATATATAAGTAGAGACTGGAGTTCCACTGATCTGCGTGTCCTCCAAGAGGTACGAGATTCTAGCGTTCTGATTCCAGTCAGAGTCCCGCGCGCTGACAGTAAATATGGACATTCCAGGAGAGTTATTCTCTGTGACGTAAGTCGAGTATGAGCCCTGATGAAACAATGGAGCATTGTCATTTACGTCAGATATTCTAAGGTGTAATGTCCTGGTGCTAGAGAGTGGAGGCGAACCAGAATCTGTCGCTGTTATGGTGATGTTGTATTCCGGTGTCGTTTCTCTGTCTAAAGCTACGTCTGAGATCAAATTATAATAACTACTTAACGACGACTGAATTTTAAATGGAAGGTTAGTATTTATAGAGCATGTAATCTGTCCATTTCTCTCTGAATCAGCATCATTAACATTTATAATAGCAATAGTGGTGCCAGGAGGAGCATCTTCAGACACAAGGCTAGAGAAGGACATGACGTTTATAACTGGTGCGTTGTCATTAACATCAACAACTTCAATGACAACTTCACTTGAGTCAGTTAAACCACCTTGATCCTTCACCTCTACCCTGATTTCAAATTTCTTATCTTTCTCGTAATCTATTTCCCCCGCAACTGATATAGTGCCTGTTTTTTCGTCTATATTGAAAATGTCAGCTAAATGTTTTTTGAGGTTGGAGAAAGAATACGCAACATCACCGTTTGATCCACTGTCGGCATCGCTGGCATTTATTGTTGTGATATAGGTCCCTTTTGAAGCGTCTTCCATTACAGAAGCCCTGTACACTGACTGGTTAAACACAGGCGCATTGTCATTAGCATCTAGGACAGTTATCTCTATATTTACTGTGCCAGATCTCTGCGGATTTCCACCATCTACAGCGATTAGCTTTAAAGAGAGACGAGGATGCTCCTCTCTATCTAACGGTTTCTGAAGAACCATTTCAGCATATTTACTACCGTCCGGTTTCGCGTGTTGTTTTAAAACATAATTATCATTCGTGGTTAAGAAGTAATTCTGCAGAGCGTTTAACCCCACATCAGGATCCTCGGCACTCGCCAACGTAAAACGGGAGCCTAAGGTAGCGGACTCGCTAATTTCAAATTGTATATCTCTCTTTGAAAAAGCAGGGGCATGGTCATTTACATCTATAATTTCTACAGTCACGCGGTGTAGCTCCATCGGATGTTCTAGAATGATTTCGAAGCTGAAGCTACACGGTGTGACGTCGCCACAAAGCTGCTCTCGGTCTATTCTCTCACTCACGACTAGAATCCCTTTGTCTGTCTTCAGCTCTGTGTACTGAATGCTTTCTCCGGATACGATACGGGCCCGGCCCGCTCTGAGCCTTTTCAAATCTAACCCCAGGTCTTGAGCTACGTTACCGATAAGAGAACCTTTCTTCATCTCCTCTGGAATGGAATACCGTATTTGGCCACTGACAATATGACAGAATGacaggagaaaaataaatacttGCCACCGCAGTCCACATAAACGCCATCTTACGCATATAGGTTGAAGGAATCCTTCAGAAGCCATATCCAAGAATACAACAAATCCAATACAAATAGCCCTTATACCAGATCCTGAAACGGCGAGTTAATGGGAGATTAATAAACGATATATTATCTTAATCCAGGGTTTTTTAACCGTTCTATTGTATTTGTAATCTACATGTACCAGAACAAGTGTGTCTCTTCCGCGCCCCACCTCGTATGAAGCGCagagcctctccctctcctctgataAAGCGCAGTTATAGGGGAGGGGACGCCACTGACTGACAACACTGGACAGAAATTATTTCACTGATCAACAGCGGCCCTTAGAGTCCACGACATGAACATCAGATTAAATGTGAACATAAATCGCTTCAGAAAAAAATGCAAAATACTTTACAGCTATACTTTTTCAAATGTATATTCAATCAAGTGCAAAGTGATATCTAAATAAATCACCGTTCAATTACTAGAATATTATGATCAGCAGGGAGCATAGTAATCATAAGTTACTAAAACATGTCCTATCCTCTCAGTCATAGAATGGATCGTGCGTAAAAACATGGCCATGTGTCCGCAGTCCAAACCATGACTGAAAATACAGTCAAATACCTTTCTAGAGAGTTATTTTGTTCCGATTGCATGGGCTACACAAGGCTGAAACTCTATAGAAACTTTTCATCAATACACAGCAGTTCAACAATGGATACTTTGTGTGAGAGAGCGGAGCAAACCTCTGCTGCTGACTGACACAAGTTGTGCTGTCCACACAGAGTGGTTCTGAAGTTGCGTAACGATTGTAGCGCTTCGTCACATACATTCTAAATAACATTCTACAAACTCAGCAGGCCTACTATGATTGTCAAAGCTTTAATAAAACCGTAGAAGATAACTTGGCCCCATAAAGTTCACCGTATATACTGAATAAAGTGCACATTTTAGAGATGCATTCCATCAAGATGTTGTATATTATTCAACATCAGCTAAACTCACCTCTAGTGGAGAGTCTAGTTCATCCAGGATGTTCTGTTCACTCTGCATCCGCTGCATCGTCCCTGTAGAACTGGGGTCCATTATCAGTACGTTCTGACTAGAGGGTCTGACGAACTTACAGTCACTCTTTCTGGAGTCAGTCGTCCTGCACACCTCGTAATTGTACACGTGCTGCAGAGTTCCTGTCCCCAAAGTGTCTGCGTAACGCGGTGGATAATACGGAATAACCGGGAGATTGGAATGATAGAGGACGCGAGACTGTCTCCATCTGTATATTTTCACTGATATAATAACCACTAAACATGTGATGAACAGAAATGAGACTACAGCCAAAGCCAAGACTAAGTAAAAAGTCAGGTTGTCATTGTACTCCTTGTCGTGCGTAAAGTCAGTGAACTCCGAGAGCACTTCAGGGAAGCTGTCCGCCACCGCCACGTTAACATTGACTGTAGCTGAACGAGATGGCTGCCCGTTGTCCTCCACTACAACAGTGAGCCTTTGTTTCACAGCATCTTTATCATTGACTTGGCGTATAGTTCTTATTTCTCCATTCTGTAAACCCACTTCAAACAGCGCCCTGTCTGTCGCTTTCTGCAGTTTATACGAGAGCCAGGCATTCTGTCCAGAGTCTATATCAACAGCCACCACTTTAGTAACAAGGTAGCCCACATCTGCTGAACGAGGCACCATTTCAGCCACCAGAGAGCTGCTAGTCTGGACTGGGTACAGAACCTGAGGCGTGTTGTCATTCTGGTCCTGGATCATTATTTTCACAGTCACATTgctactgagaggaggagagcctcCATCCTGCGCTTTAACAACCACTGTAAGCTGTTTAATTTGTTCATAATCAAAGGAACGAACCGCATGTAAAACTCCAGTTTCAGAGTTAATAGATATATAAGTAGAGACTGGAGTTCCACTGATCTGCGTGTCCTCCAAGAGGTACGAGATTCTAGCGTTCTGATTCCAGTCAGAGTCCCGcgcactgacagtaaatatggaCATTCCAGGAGAGTTATTCTCTGTGACGTAAGTCGAGTATGAGCCCTGATGAAACAATGGAGTATTGTCATTTACGTCAGAGATTCTAAGGTGTAATGTCCTCGTGCTGGAGAGTGGAGGCGAACCAGAATCTGTCGCTGTTATGGTGATGTTGTATTCCGGTGTCGTTTCTCTGTCAAGCGCTCCATCTGAGATCAAAGTATAATAACTACTTAACGAAGATTGGATCTTAAACGGGAGGTTAGTAGTTAAAGAGCAGGTGATCTGTCCGTTTCTCTCTGAATCAGCGTCTTTCACATTTATAATAGCGATCGTGGTACCAGTAGGAGCATCTTCAGACACAGGGCTGGAAAAAGACATGACGTTTATAACAGGCGCATTGTCATTTTTGTCAATTATTTCAATGACAACTTTACTGGTGTCTGTTAAACCTCCTTCGTCTTTAGCCTCAACTCTAACCTCGTATTTTGTATCTTTCTCGTAATCTATTTCCCCCGCAACTGATATTGTGCCTGTTGTTTCGtctatgttgaaaatgtcagctaAATGTTTTTTGAGGTTGGAGAAGGAATAGGAGACGACGCCGTTTGATCCGTTATCTGCATCGCTGGCATTTACGGTGGCAATATATGTGCCTTGCAGTGCGTTTTCCATCACAGTAGCCCTGTACACTGACTGGTTAAACACAGGCGCATTGTCATTGGCATCTAGGACAGTTATATCTATATTTACTGTGCCAGATCTCTGCGGATTTCCACCGTCTACAGCGATTAGCTTTAACGAGAGACGAGGATGCTCCTCTCTATCTAACGGTTTCTGGAGGACCATCTCAGCATATTTACTGCCGTCTGGATTCGTATGTTGCTTTAGAATGAAATTATCATTGGGAGTTAAATCATAACTCTGCAGGGCGTTGAGCCCTACGTCAGGATCTTCTGCACTCGCCAACGTAAAACGAGAGCCCAAGGTAGCAGACTCGCTAATTTCAAATGTAATATCTTTCTTTGGAAAATCAGGGGCATGGTCATTTATATCCAGAATCTCCACAGTAATACGACGTAGTTCGATAGGGTTTTCTAGAAGGATTTCGAATCTGAAACTACACGGCGTCACATCGCCACAAAGCTGCTCTCGGTCTATTCTCTCACTCACGACTAGAATCCCTTTGTCTGTCTTCAGCTCTGTGTACTGAATGCTTTCTCCGGTCACGATACGGGCCCGACCCGCTCTGAGCCTTTTCAAATCTAACCCCATGTCTTGAGCTACGTTACCGATAAGAGAACCTTTCTTCATCTCCTCCGGAATGGAATAGCGGATTTGGCCACTGACAATATGACTGAAATACAGGAGGAAAATCAGTACTTGCCACAGTTGTCCACAGCACAAACGCCATTTTATACATTTAGGTTGAAGGAGTCCTTCAGATGACATAGCCAACAAAGAATCAAATCCAACACGAATATTCCTTAGACCTTATCCTCAGAGACGACAAGCGAAGAGGAAACTTATAGTGGAGCTGTTATTTTAATAGAGTCTATTAATTTTAACTGTCTCCTTCACGTATCCGTTTGAgcgagtgtctctctctcgcgccccGCCTGCTATTAAGAGCAAAagagtctctccctctcctctggcaGAGCGCAGTAATAGGGGAGGGGAGTCTACTGACTGGCAACACTGGATATAAATTATTTCACTGATCAACAGCGGCCCTTAGGGTCCAAAACACGAACACCAGATTATAGTTGAATTGATAAAAACCGTAGAAATGATTAATCACTTCACAGCACTACTTTCCTTCCAACATTTTTCAAATAGCTAGTTAAAACGGTGCTTGGTGCAATCTCAATAAATTCAGTCACTGTAATACAATGACAAGCCAAATAGCAACAATATGATACTAAAGCATGCCACACTATCCTCTCAGCCACAATATGGAACACGTGTAAAAACATTTCCATGGATCCGCCTTCCAACCCATTATTGAACCACAGAGTGAAAAAAGTATGTTGAGCTATATTTGGCATATGACAAGCAGTCAACACTGGTTAAGTGACTATTTAGTCATTTCATAGTCACTTTATCAAACCACAACGGTTGGCACAAGGGAACAGTTTGAGAGAGCGAAGCAGAACGGTTGGCACAAGGGAGCAAGCAGTATGAGAGCGAAGCAGAACGGTTGGCACAAGGGAGCAGTATATGAGAGAGCGAAGCGGAACTCTGCTTCTATCATGACATAAGTAACGCTGTCCACACAGTGGTGCTGAAATATCCTTACCACACTACCTCGTTTCTATTGTAGCACTTAGATTAAAAACAACTCAGCAGGCATgctataaaaaaatgtaaaaatccgAAAAACGTGGAGTAATTTCCACTATAGTAGAACGTAATATGTTAACGTCAAAACCTCAATCTGAAATCTCAGCTGACAATATAAAAGCCAAAGCTAACCACAAAAATATGTAACTGCTGATTTAACTATGCTGTTGACTAGAGAAATACTGAGTCCATAAACCTTTACACACTATATCAAAAACAAAGGACGAAGTATGTATTAATAAGAGCAGTATTTCAACCAACTGAGCAATATAATGTAAGATCCAATAAACTCACCTCTAGTGGcgagtctggttcatccaggATGTTCTGTTCACTCTGCATCCGCTGCATCGTCCCTGTAGAACTGGGGTCCATTATCACTACGTTCTGACTACAGGGTCTGACGAATTTACAGTCACTCTTTCTGGAGTCAGTCGTACTGCACACCTCGTAATTGTACACGTGCTGTAGAGTTCCTGTCCCCAAAGTGTCTGCGTAACGCGGTGGATAATACGGAATAACCGGGAGACTGGAATGATAGAGGACGCGAGACTGTCTCCATCTGTATATTTTCACTGATATAATAACCACTAAACATGTGATGAACAGAAATGAGACTACAGCCAAAGCCAAGACTAAGTAAAAAGTCAGGTTGTCATTGTACTCCTTGTCGTGCGTAAAGTCAGTGAACTCCGAGAGCACTTCAGGGAAGCTGTCCGCCACCGCCACGTTAACATTGACTGTAGCTGAACGAGAGGGCTGCCCGTTGTCCTCCACTACAACAGTGAGCCTTTGTTTCACAGCATCTTTATCCGTGACTTGGCGTATAGTTCTTATTTCTCCATTCTGTAAACCCACTTCAAACAGCGCCCTGTCCGTCGCTTTCTGCAGTTTATACGAGAGCCAGGCATTCTGTCCAGAGTCCACATCAACAGCCACCACTTTAGTGACAAGATAGCCCACATCTGCTGAACGAGGCACCATTTCAGCCACCAGAGAGCTGCTAGTCTGGACTGGATACAGAACCTGAGGCGAGTTGTCATTCTGGTCCTGGATCATTAATTTCACAGTCACATTgctactgagaggaggagagcctcCGTCTTGCGCCATAACCACGAGTGTAAGCTCTTTGATTTGTTCGTAATCATAGGAGCGTACCGCGTGTATAACCCCACTCTCTGCATTTACCGAAACATAAGCAGCCACAGGAGTCCCGTTGACGTCAGTATCCTCCAGAATGTAGTAAATACGGGAATTTTGATTGGAGTCGGTGTCTTCAGCTCTAACAGTAAATATAGAGACTCCTGGAGAGTTATTCTCTGCGATATAAGAGTTGTACACACCCCGTGGAAACACTGGGGCATTGTCGTTGATATCTGAGACCTTCAGGTGAAATGTTCTCTTACTTGAGAGAGGAGGCGACCCTGCGTCCGTGGCGACTACAGTTATGTTATGTTCTGACACGCTCTCGCGGTCTAAAACAGCATCGGTTACCAAGGTGTAGTAATTTCTTAAATTAGATTTTATCTTAAAGGGGATGTTTTGGTCTAGGCTACAGCTCACATGTCCGTTTTCACCTGAATCAAGGTCTTTAACGTTGATGATACCGATGGTTGTACCCGGAGGAGAGTCTTCAGAAATCGGACTCGTGAATGACATGACGCTTATAACAGGCTCATTATCGTTTTTGTCAATGACCTCAACAATAACTTTACTCGAATCCGTTAAGCCTCCATGGTCCTTTGCTTCAATTCTCAGTTCAAACCTTTTCTCTTTTTCGTAATCAATCAACCCTGAAACGGATATTCTGCCTGTGGTTTCATTGATAGTCAACACATCAGCAAGACCACCATTCATGTCTGAAATAGAGTATACAATAAAACTATTCGTCCCGCTGTCTGCATCACTGGCATTTACGATGGTAATATATGTGCCTTTCGGTGCGTTTTCCATCACAGTAGCCATGTACAATGACTGGTTAAACACAGGCGCATTGTCATTGGCATCTAGGACAGTGATATCTATATTTACTGTGCCAGATCTCTGCGGATTTCCACCGTCTACAGCGATTAGCTTTAAAGAGAGACGAGGATGCTTTTCTCTATCTAACGGTTGCTGGAGGACCATCTCAGCATATTTTCTTCCATCGGCATTTGGATGTTGTTTTAGAATGAAATTATCGTTTGAACTTAAAACATACTCCTGTAGGCCATTAGATCCTACATCAGAGTCCTCTGCACTGGCTAACGCAAAACGCGCACCAATAACAGCGGATTCACTGATTTCTAAATGTATATTATTTTTCTTAAATATTGGAGAATTGTCGTTAATGTCCAGGATTTCTATTGTAACGTGATGAAGCTCCATTGGATTTTCTAGAATAATTTCGAAGCTGAAGCTACACGGTGTGACGTCGCCACAAAGCTGCTCTCGGTCTATTCTCTCACTCACGACTAGGACCCCTTTGTCTGTCTTCAGCTCTGTGTACTGAATGCTTTCTCCGGTCACGATACGGGCCCGACCCGCTCTGAGCCTTTTCAAATCTAACCCAAGGTCTTGAGCTACGTTACCGATAAGAGAACCTTTCTTCATCTCCTCCGGAATGGAATAGCGGATTTGGCCACTGACAATATGACTGAAATACAGGAGGAAAATAAGTACTTGCCACAGCAGTCCACAACACAAACGCCATCTTAAGTATTTAGGTTGAAGGAATCCTCCCAATGCCATAGCCAACAAATAATAGATCCAACGGAAATATTCCTTTTATCCCCAACAAATAGAAGAGCGATATTTTACTTATGATTTAAATCCAGGCTATTTTCACCGTCTTCTTTCGATATCTATAAAGACCAGAGCGAGTGTCTCTCTGTCGCACCCCACCTCATATGAAGCGCagagtctctccctctcctctggcaGAGCGCAGTGATAGGGGAGGGAACTCTTCAGACTGACAACACTGGACAGAAATTATTTCACTGATCAACAGCGGCTCTCAGAGTCCAAAAAATGAACACACATTATATTTGAATCTGTAAAAACGTAGAAAATATTAAACAATTTACAGCACTAATTTGTTCTCGAAATATTGCAAATAGCTAGTTGAACACAGTGCTAGGTGAAATCTAAATAAATGAAACGTTAAATGACTATAATACTTGGACCAGTAAGGCAAACCGCAATAATTTGACACTAAATCATGCTACACCATCCTCTTAGCAATGGATTCGAACGTGCCTAAAAACATTTCCGTGGATCCGCCATCCAAAGCATTATTGAACAACATATTCCATACGAAAGTGGGTTGTTATTGACAAGCAGTTAACACTGCTCAAGGGACTCCATAACGACTCTTTGTCATAACACTGCCGTTGGAACAAGGGAGAGCAGACCTATGATTCTATCAGGACAGAAGTGGCGCTGTCCACAGAGATGGCCACACGGCCCATATTGCTGCTATTGTGATGAAAACAAATCGGTAGGTATACTATAAAAGCCCAAACTAACCAATAGACAAGTCATCGCTTCTATTGTAGCTATTAGTGTGCTAACGTCGAAACCACAGAATAAAAACTCAAGTGGCAATGGAATTCTATAAAAGCCCAATCTAACCACAACAATACTTAACAGCTGGTTTGAATGAATACTGTTAACTGCAGAAATATTAAGTAGCCACAATAGGTCAAATGGTTACAAAGgacactttttttaaagtattgaaAATATATATTCCAACCCAATGAGCCATACTGTTTAAACTCCAACACACTCACCTCTAGTGGAGAGTCTGGTTCATCCAGGATGTTCTGTTCACTCTGCATCCGCTGCATCGTCCCTGTACAACTGGGGTCCATTATCAGTACGTTCTGACTACAGGGTCTGACGAACTTACAGTCACTCTTTCTGGAGTCAGTCGTCCTGCACACCTCGTAATTGTACACGTGCTGTAGAGTTCCTGTCCCCAAGGTGTCTGCGTAACGCGGTGGATAATACGGAATAACCGGGAGATTGGAATGATAGAGGACGCGAGACTGTCTCCATCTGTATATTTTCACTGATATAATAACCACTAAACATGTGATGAACAGAAATGAGACTACAGCCAAAGCCAAGACTAAGTAAAAAGTCAGGTTGTCATTGTACTCCTTGTCGTGCGTAAAGTCAGTGAACTCCGAGAGCACTTCAGGGAAGCTGTCCGCCACCGCCACGTTAACATTGACTGTAGCTGAACGAGAGGGCTGCCCGTTGTCCTCCACTACAACAGTGAGCCTTTGTTTCACAGCATCTTTATCATTGACTTGGCGTATAGTTCTTATTTCTCCATTCTGTAAACCCACTTCAAACAGCGCCCTGTCTGTCGCTTTCTGCAGTTTATACGAGAGCCAGGCATTCTGTCCAGAGTCCACATCAACAGCCACCACTTTAGTGACAAGATAGCCCACATCTGCTGAACGAGGCACCATTTCAGCCACCAGAGAGCTGCTAGTCTGGACTGGATACAGAACCTGAGGCGCGTTGTCGTTCTGATCTTGTATGAAGATGTTGACACTCACATTACTACTGAGGGGAGGAGAGCCTCCGTCTTGCGCCTTAGCCACACATGTAAACTCTTTAATTTGTTCATAATCAAAGGAACGAACCGCATGTAAAACTCCAGTTTCAGAGTTAATAGATATATAAGTAGAGACTGGAGTTCCACTGATCTGCGTGTCCTCCAAGAGGTACGAGATTCTAGCGTTCTGATTCCAGTCAGAGTCCCGCGCGCTGACAGTAAATATGGACATTCCAGGAGAGTTATTCTCTGTGACGTAGGTCGAGTATGAGCCCTGATGAAACAATGGAGCATTGTCATTTACGTCAGATATTCTAAGGTGTAATGTCCTGGTGCTGGAGAGCGGAGGCGAACCAGAATCTGTCGCTGTTATGGTGATGTTGTATTCTGGTGTCGTTTCCCGGTCAAAAGTTAAATCAGTGATCAAATCGTAATAATTTGTCGTAGATAATTTGATGTTAAATGGGAGGTTCGTATCTATAGAGCATGTAACCTGACCATTCCTCTCAGAATCGACGTCTTTGACATTGATTATCGCAATGGTTGTTCCCCAAGGAGCATCTTCAGACACAGGGCTGGAGAAAGACACGACGTTTATAACAGGCGCGTTGTCATTCAGGTCAACTATTTCTATGACAACTTTACCGAGGTCTGTTAAACCACCTTGGTCTTTAGCCTCAACTCTAATTTCATATTTCTTGTCTTTTTCAAAATCCATTTGTCCAGCTACAGATATTTTGCCAGTTGTCCTGTCAATTTCAAATATATCTGCTAAGTTCCCTTTTAAGTTAGAAAATGAATAAGTAACTAACCCATTCGAACCACTGTCTGCATCGCTGGCATTTAAGGTTGTGATAAAGGTGCCTTTCTGTGCGTTTTCCATCACAGTAGCCCTGTACACTGACTGGTTAAACACAGGCGCATTGTCATTGACATCTAGGACAGTGATCTCTATATTTACTGTGCCAGATCTCTGCGGATTTCCACCGTCTTCAGCGATTAGCTTTAGAGAGAGACGAGGATGCTCCTCTCTATCTAACGGTTTCTGTAAAATCATTTCGGCAAACCTTCTACCATCAGGATTCGCATGCTGTTTCAGAATAAAATTGTCATTCGTGGTTAAAACATAATTCTGTAGACCGTTAACTCCTACGTCATGATCCTCAGCACTCTCCAACACAAAACGAGATCCCAGAGTGGCGGATTCACTGATTTCAAATTTGATGTTATTATTCGGAAAAATAGGGGCATGATCATTTACATCCAAAATTTCCACAGTCACGCGGTGTAGCTCCATTGGCGTTTCCAGTATAATTTCGAAGTTGAAGCTACATGGTGTGACGTCACCACAAAGCTGCTCTCGGTCTATTCTCTCACTCACGACTAGAATCCCTTTGTCTGTCTTCAGCTCTGTGTACTGAATGCTTTCTCCCGTCACGATACGGGCACGGCCCGCTCGGAGCCTGTTCAGATCTAACCCCAGGTCTTGAGCTACGTTACCGATAAGAGAAcctttcttcatctcctcctgAATGGAATAGCGGATTTGGCCACTGGCAATTTGACTGAAATACAGGAGGAAAATCAGTATTTGCCACCGCAGTCCACAGCACAAACGCCATCTTAGGCATTTAGGTTGAAGGGATCCTTCCAATGCCATAGCCAACGGATAATACACCAGACACGAGTGTTCCTTATACCGCATCCACAGAAACGATGATCAAATAGAAGAGTGATTGTTGACTTTTTATTTTAATCCAGCCTATTTCAAAAGTCCCCTCCGTGTATCCATAGATCAGAGCAAATGTCTCTCTGTCGCGCCCCGCCTCGAATGAAGCgcagtctctccctgtcctcaaGTAAAGCGCAGTGATAGGGGATGGGACTCTACTGACT
Above is a genomic segment from Oncorhynchus gorbuscha isolate QuinsamMale2020 ecotype Even-year linkage group LG23, OgorEven_v1.0, whole genome shotgun sequence containing:
- the LOC124011172 gene encoding protocadherin gamma-A4-like isoform X7 gives rise to the protein MSSEGLLQPKCIKWRLCCGQLWQVLIFLLYFSHIVSGQIRYSIPEEMKKGSLIGNVAQDMGLDLKRLRAGRARIVTGESIQYTELKTDKGILVVSERIDREQLCGDVTPCSFRFEILLENPIELRRITVEILDINDHAPDFPKKDITFEISESATLGSRFTLASAEDPDVGLNALQSYDLTPNDNFILKQHTNPDGSKYAEMVLQKPLDREEHPRLSLKLIAVDGGNPQRSGTVNIDITVLDANDNAPVFNQSVYRATVMENALQGTYIATVNASDADNGSNGVVSYSFSNLKKHLADIFNIDETTGTISVAGEIDYEKDTKYEVRVEAKDEGGLTDTSKVVIEIIDKNDNAPVINVMSFSSPVSEDAPTGTTIAIINVKDADSERNGQITCSLTTNLPFKIQSSLSSYYTLISDGALDRETTPEYNITITATDSGSPPLSSTRTLHLRISDVNDNTPLFHQGSYSTYVTENNSPGMSIFTVSARDSDWNQNARISYLLEDTQISGTPVSTYISINSETGVLHAVRSFDYEQIKQLTVVVKAQDGGSPPLSSNVTVKIMIQDQNDNTPQVLYPVQTSSSLVAEMVPRSADVGYLVTKVVAVDIDSGQNAWLSYKLQKATDRALFEVGLQNGEIRTIRQVNDKDAVKQRLTVVVEDNGQPSRSATVNVNVAVADSFPEVLSEFTDFTHDKEYNDNLTFYLVLALAVVSFLFITCLVVIISVKIYRWRQSRVLYHSNLPVIPYYPPRYADTLGTGTLQHVYNYEVCRTTDSRKSDCKFVRPSSQNVLIMDPSSTGTMQRMQSEQNILDELDSPLEQKPPNADWRFTQGQRPGPSGAGGPPEMAMGTGPWPNPPTEAEQLQALMAAANEVSEATATLGPGTMGLSTRYSPQFTLQHVPDYRQNVYIPGSTATLTSNPQQQQQQQQMLMQQQMAAQQQALQAQPSEASAQPEPPKAAQTPASKKKSTKKEKK
- the LOC124011172 gene encoding protocadherin gamma-A11-like isoform X8; this translates as MALGGFLQPKYLRWRLCCGLLWQVLIFLLYFSHIVSGQIRYSIPEEMKKGSLIGNVAQDLGLDLKRLRAGRARIVTGESIQYTELKTDKGVLVVSERIDREQLCGDVTPCSFSFEIILENPMELHHVTIEILDINDNSPIFKKNNIHLEISESAVIGARFALASAEDSDVGSNGLQEYVLSSNDNFILKQHPNADGRKYAEMVLQQPLDREKHPRLSLKLIAVDGGNPQRSGTVNIDITVLDANDNAPVFNQSLYMATVMENAPKGTYITIVNASDADSGTNSFIVYSISDMNGGLADVLTINETTGRISVSGLIDYEKEKRFELRIEAKDHGGLTDSSKVIVEVIDKNDNEPVISVMSFTSPISEDSPPGTTIGIINVKDLDSGENGHVSCSLDQNIPFKIKSNLRNYYTLVTDAVLDRESVSEHNITVVATDAGSPPLSSKRTFHLKVSDINDNAPVFPRGVYNSYIAENNSPGVSIFTVRAEDTDSNQNSRIYYILEDTDVNGTPVAAYVSVNAESGVIHAVRSYDYEQIKELTLVVMAQDGGSPPLSSNVTVKLMIQDQNDNSPQVLYPVQTSSSLVAEMVPRSADVGYLVTKVVAVDVDSGQNAWLSYKLQKATDRALFEVGLQNGEIRTIRQVTDKDAVKQRLTVVVEDNGQPSRSATVNVNVAVADSFPEVLSEFTDFTHDKEYNDNLTFYLVLALAVVSFLFITCLVVIISVKIYRWRQSRVLYHSSLPVIPYYPPRYADTLGTGTLQHVYNYEVCSTTDSRKSDCKFVRPCSQNVVIMDPSSTGTMQRMQSEQNILDEPDSPLEQKPPNADWRFTQGQRPGPSGAGGPPEMAMGTGPWPNPPTEAEQLQALMAAANEVSEATATLGPGTMGLSTRYSPQFTLQHVPDYRQNVYIPGSTATLTSNPQQQQQQQQMLMQQQMAAQQQALQAQPSEASAQPEPPKAAQTPASKKKSTKKEKK